In one window of Bacteroidota bacterium DNA:
- a CDS encoding chloramphenicol acetyltransferase: MKNKIDIDNWVRKEHYKFFKTYDEPFWGITTNVDCTNAYRKSKELNIPFFIYYLYLSLKSVNQIEEFKYRIEGEDVYCYDVIHAAATVLRENGTFGFSFIKYNDNLPPFTENAKQEIERVKNDNRLMPAYSGENVIHYTTVPWISFSGVSHPRRFSLKDSVPKIAFGKIIEENSRKLLPIAIHAHHALVDGLHVGKYLELFQKLLDE, from the coding sequence GTGCGAAAAGAACACTACAAGTTTTTTAAGACTTACGATGAACCCTTCTGGGGGATAACCACAAATGTCGATTGCACAAATGCTTACAGAAAATCGAAAGAACTCAACATCCCGTTTTTTATTTATTATTTGTATCTATCTTTAAAGTCTGTCAATCAAATTGAGGAATTTAAATACAGGATTGAGGGAGAGGATGTATATTGTTACGATGTTATTCATGCAGCGGCGACTGTTTTAAGAGAAAACGGAACGTTCGGTTTTTCTTTTATCAAATATAATGATAACCTTCCGCCATTTACAGAAAATGCAAAGCAGGAAATCGAAAGAGTTAAAAACGATAACCGGTTGATGCCAGCATATTCAGGTGAGAATGTCATACATTACACTACTGTTCCTTGGATAAGTTTTAGCGGAGTGTCTCACCCCCGTCGTTTTTCGCTGAAAGATTCTGTTCCCAAAATTGCTTTCGGGAAAATTATTGAAGAGAACAGCAGAAAATTATTACCCATAGCTATTCACGCCCACCACGCTCTGGTTGATGGTTTGCATGTCGGGAAATATTTAGAATTATTTCAAAAATTGTTGGATGAATAG
- a CDS encoding DUF1028 domain-containing protein: MIINIYVLIISIIFFQSPLYTQTSADNAIATFSIVARDSATGELGVAVASRFFAVGAVVPWAKSGVGAVATQSFANTTFGWRGLELLEKGATPDEVVGILIRKDDDPKRRQFGIVAADGKSASYTGTDCLPWAGGRNGKDYAIQGNILTGENVVTAMEETFLKLKGTLAERMYAALLAGENHGGDSRGKQSAALLVVKEKAGYGGYNDRAIDIRVDDHTEPFVELGRLLNFAQMNYSWNEAWTLFTQKKFIEALPFMEHAGKIAPENPEVLYDLAVIRLAAGKIDDALKVLEEALTLNPKLKKQASGDNDLKGLHKNPKFNRLIEENIKN, translated from the coding sequence ATGATTATAAATATTTATGTTTTAATCATCTCGATTATATTCTTTCAATCTCCATTATACACACAGACATCAGCAGATAATGCTATCGCCACATTCTCAATAGTTGCGCGGGATTCTGCAACCGGAGAATTAGGTGTCGCAGTCGCGTCCCGATTTTTTGCTGTCGGAGCGGTTGTGCCTTGGGCAAAATCCGGTGTTGGTGCTGTAGCAACACAATCATTTGCAAATACAACTTTCGGTTGGCGTGGCTTGGAGCTTTTAGAGAAGGGAGCCACACCCGATGAGGTTGTCGGAATTTTAATAAGGAAGGACGACGACCCGAAGCGGCGACAGTTCGGTATCGTAGCTGCCGATGGGAAATCGGCAAGTTATACAGGAACGGACTGTCTTCCTTGGGCGGGTGGCAGAAACGGTAAAGATTATGCAATTCAAGGGAATATTTTAACCGGCGAAAATGTTGTTACTGCAATGGAAGAAACCTTTTTAAAATTGAAAGGCACTTTAGCAGAACGGATGTACGCGGCGCTATTAGCTGGCGAGAATCACGGTGGCGACTCCAGAGGAAAACAATCTGCCGCATTATTGGTCGTAAAAGAAAAAGCCGGCTATGGTGGTTATAATGATCGGGCAATAGATATCCGTGTTGACGACCATACCGAGCCATTCGTGGAGTTGGGACGTTTACTGAACTTTGCACAAATGAATTATTCCTGGAATGAAGCTTGGACACTTTTTACACAAAAGAAATTTATAGAAGCCCTGCCATTTATGGAACACGCAGGAAAAATAGCTCCAGAGAATCCTGAAGTTTTATATGACCTTGCTGTTATCAGGTTGGCTGCCGGTAAAATAGACGATGCGTTGAAGGTCCTTGAGGAAGCACTCACATTGAATCCAAAACTCAAAAAGCAGGCGTCCGGTGATAACGACTTGAAGGGCTTGCATAAAAACCCGAAGTTCAATCGCTTGATAGAGGAGAATATTAAAAATTAA
- a CDS encoding class I SAM-dependent methyltransferase, whose translation MSEQSNKSIANSLETNERLLPYMPFLLQDLWVMGSSGEQIIILIGELKLHSDKTKVLDLGCGKGAVSIQIAAKYGFKVVGIDAMKQFLEEANKKAHQYNVSHLCEFIEQDIFDYVSVEHDYDIVILAAVGGVFGSLQNTVAQLRTQVRSGGYMIIDDGYLRDGKSISRKGYGHYRNHEETIRELTFYDDKLLGEINTNELSSQINYEYHHLIEKRGKELIALYPELENEVKSYIDLQAEECDVLKNQIEGALWLLKTK comes from the coding sequence TTGTCTGAACAGTCAAACAAATCAATTGCTAACTCTTTAGAAACAAACGAACGTCTTCTTCCTTATATGCCGTTCCTGCTTCAGGATCTCTGGGTTATGGGAAGCTCGGGTGAGCAGATAATTATATTAATCGGGGAACTTAAATTACATTCAGATAAAACTAAAGTACTCGACTTGGGCTGCGGCAAGGGAGCTGTATCTATTCAGATAGCCGCAAAATACGGATTTAAAGTGGTTGGCATAGATGCAATGAAACAATTTCTTGAAGAGGCGAATAAAAAAGCACATCAGTATAACGTATCTCATTTATGCGAATTCATCGAGCAGGATATTTTTGACTATGTATCAGTTGAACACGATTATGACATTGTTATACTTGCTGCTGTGGGAGGGGTATTCGGATCGCTTCAAAATACCGTTGCTCAATTGCGGACTCAGGTTAGGTCCGGCGGATATATGATTATCGATGATGGATATTTAAGAGATGGTAAAAGTATTTCACGAAAAGGTTACGGACATTACAGAAATCATGAAGAGACAATCCGCGAGCTGACTTTTTATGATGATAAATTACTCGGGGAAATCAATACAAACGAATTGAGCAGTCAGATAAATTATGAATATCACCATCTGATTGAAAAGAGGGGGAAGGAATTAATTGCACTGTACCCTGAGTTGGAAAATGAAGTTAAATCATATATAGATTTGCAAGCTGAGGAATGCGATGTTTTGAAAAATCAAATAGAAGGAGCCCTCTGGCTTTTAAAAACAAAATGA
- a CDS encoding class I SAM-dependent methyltransferase — protein MKSANNVKASYAKWSQTYDHVENPTRDLDKKVIRKILVNLKGKDVIEAGCGTGKNTIWLMKTAKSVISFDLSKEMLNIARQKITGVNVKFVRHDITKKWFFPNDCCDVVTINLVLEHIEKINFVFKEAYRVLRKNEKLFVCELHPDKQKKGTKARFTELDGNTLVEIDSYYHSKTDYIKAGVIAGFKKIILKDWFDEKESNQVPRLLSMLLKK, from the coding sequence ATGAAATCTGCGAATAATGTCAAAGCATCATACGCCAAATGGTCGCAAACTTACGACCATGTTGAAAATCCTACAAGAGATTTGGACAAGAAAGTAATTCGGAAGATATTAGTCAATCTTAAAGGCAAGGATGTAATAGAAGCCGGATGCGGAACGGGAAAAAACACAATCTGGCTTATGAAAACTGCAAAAAGTGTTATATCATTCGATTTATCAAAGGAGATGCTTAATATAGCACGCCAAAAAATTACAGGTGTGAATGTAAAATTTGTTCGGCATGATATAACCAAAAAATGGTTCTTTCCGAATGATTGCTGCGATGTTGTAACAATAAATTTGGTATTGGAACATATCGAAAAAATTAATTTTGTTTTCAAAGAAGCATACAGAGTTTTGAGAAAAAATGAAAAACTATTTGTTTGTGAACTTCATCCCGATAAACAGAAAAAAGGGACAAAGGCGAGGTTTACTGAACTTGATGGTAACACATTAGTAGAAATCGATTCCTACTACCATTCAAAAACAGATTACATAAAAGCCGGTGTGATTGCCGGATTTAAAAAAATCATTCTCAAAGACTGGTTCGATGAAAAAGAGAGTAACCAGGTTCCAAGACTATTATCGATGTTGCTGAAAAAGTGA
- a CDS encoding DUF433 domain-containing protein: MNHEERIVCDPNVMLGKPIIKNTRITVEVILRKLSSGYTMDEITSMYQNITKDDILATIDYAASVIASEEMIESH; this comes from the coding sequence ATGAATCATGAGGAAAGAATCGTTTGCGACCCAAATGTAATGTTGGGTAAACCGATCATTAAAAACACACGAATTACAGTTGAAGTAATATTACGAAAACTTTCATCAGGGTATACAATGGATGAAATTACTTCGATGTATCAGAATATTACTAAAGACGATATTTTAGCGACAATCGATTATGCCGCTTCTGTGATTGCCAGTGAAGAGATGATAGAGAGTCATTGA
- a CDS encoding nucleotidyltransferase domain-containing protein, whose translation MKYKKQEIIKKLTNLFSHKQEIILAYLFGSIAEGKTHKFSDVDVAVYYKKEPPLKHHLELLNDVCGTLETDEVDVVNMNTASPIIIHDILSFGKLLICRDDNFYVNLRIKTLREYDDMMHILKIQGKYIFNEAAHG comes from the coding sequence ATGAAGTACAAAAAGCAGGAAATAATTAAAAAGTTAACAAATTTATTCTCGCACAAACAGGAAATTATCTTGGCATATCTTTTCGGGTCAATCGCAGAAGGTAAAACACATAAATTTAGCGATGTAGATGTGGCTGTTTATTACAAAAAGGAACCGCCCTTAAAACATCATCTTGAATTATTAAATGATGTGTGTGGCACATTAGAGACTGATGAAGTAGATGTAGTAAATATGAATACAGCGTCTCCAATAATTATCCATGATATTTTATCATTTGGTAAGCTGCTAATCTGTCGTGATGATAATTTTTACGTTAACTTACGTATAAAAACTCTGAGAGAGTATGATGATATGATGCACATCCTGAAAATCCAAGGAAAATATATTTTTAATGAAGCAGCGCATGGTTAA